The DNA window CCTCGATGAGCAACTGGTAGGCGCACAGTTGCCCCTCGTGCAGGAAGGCCTCCAGCTCGACGTTGGGCGTGGCGGCGACCGTCTTGAAGTCGCACACCACCGGACCGTTCGCGGCGGACAGGACCAGGTCCACGTAGCCCAGCAGGGGCGAGGGCAGTTCCGGGAAGTCGTCCTGGAGCTTGACCTCGACCCCGAGGGGCCTGGCTTCGTTCTGGGCGTGTTCGCTCTCGCAGTAGGCCCGCAAGAGGGCCTCGCCCTTGGCCAGGGTGGCCTCGCGTTCCCCCTCGGCGAAGGGGACCGGGGCTTCCTGTTCGTGGGCGTCGAAGGCCGTTTTGTAGTGATTTATAACTACATCGGCAGAGGCATCCCCGCCGCGCCAGCGGGCGATCCAGTAGGCCTGGATGCCCGCGTGGACGGCCTTACCCAGGTGCAGGCTCACGCTGCCCGGCTCCGGCAGGCCCAGCACGCGCTTGAAGTAGAAGCGCAGGGAGCATTGCAGGTAGTCGCGGATGGCCGAGGGGC is part of the Ruficoccus amylovorans genome and encodes:
- a CDS encoding RecB family exonuclease — its product is MIRPADPDHRPPADIVAFPLRPSDGALAHVSPSAIRDYLQCSLRFYFKRVLGLPEPGSVSLHLGKAVHAGIQAYWIARWRGGDASADVVINHYKTAFDAHEQEAPVPFAEGEREATLAKGEALLRAYCESEHAQNEARPLGVEVKLQDDFPELPSPLLGYVDLVLSAANGPVVCDFKTVAATPNVELEAFLHEGQLCAYQLLIEEATGQPVSARELVFLVKTKTPKVIVHRLPPADETARERFWSMAQAMVDGVYHERWHPQPGMHCGW